A portion of the Tepidanaerobacter syntrophicus genome contains these proteins:
- a CDS encoding Gfo/Idh/MocA family protein, producing the protein MVKIGMVGFGGIGNVHYDNYKNIDGCKVVAVVCNTAQDKEKAAKFNLAVYDDIASMTANEQIDVIDVCTPTYLHKEHVVESLNCGKHVIVEKPMALCAKDAKEMFDLAAKKNLLLFVGQVVRFTRESEILYEAVKSEKYGKPLDGYFIRLSACPTWSKGGWLFDRKKSGLVPFDLHVHDLDLIISIFGKPRNFTYTSCGRPDAGYKEHYRFNYTLDNLNVTAEAAWFNANYPFKAAWRVYFENAVLENDGKKVTVYEHDKEPFTYNFQEDKAVATEINLPASDMFYRELSHFIECIERGVPSERIHPDEIIEGIKILEKITEEEKPAV; encoded by the coding sequence ATGGTCAAGATTGGTATGGTTGGCTTTGGGGGCATAGGAAATGTGCATTATGATAACTACAAAAATATTGACGGATGCAAAGTTGTCGCAGTAGTATGCAATACTGCACAGGATAAAGAAAAAGCCGCAAAGTTCAATTTAGCTGTATATGATGACATAGCTTCCATGACAGCAAATGAACAAATAGATGTGATAGATGTATGCACACCTACTTATCTTCATAAAGAACATGTAGTAGAAAGCTTAAATTGCGGCAAACATGTAATTGTGGAAAAACCAATGGCTCTTTGCGCAAAAGATGCTAAAGAAATGTTCGACCTTGCCGCCAAAAAAAATCTTTTGCTTTTTGTAGGTCAAGTCGTGCGTTTTACAAGAGAATCCGAAATTCTTTATGAAGCCGTAAAAAGCGAAAAATACGGCAAGCCTCTGGACGGCTATTTCATAAGACTTAGCGCTTGCCCTACATGGAGCAAGGGAGGGTGGCTTTTTGACAGAAAGAAAAGCGGACTTGTGCCCTTTGACTTGCATGTCCATGACTTGGATTTGATTATAAGTATTTTCGGAAAGCCAAGAAACTTTACATATACAAGCTGCGGCAGGCCTGATGCCGGATATAAAGAACATTACAGATTCAATTATACACTTGACAATCTAAACGTTACGGCAGAGGCAGCCTGGTTTAATGCAAATTATCCCTTCAAAGCTGCTTGGCGTGTATATTTTGAAAATGCAGTATTAGAAAACGATGGAAAAAAAGTTACAGTTTATGAGCATGATAAAGAACCTTTCACTTATAACTTTCAAGAGGATAAAGCGGTAGCCACCGAGATAAACCTGCCTGCCAGCGACATGTTTTACCGTGAGCTTTCACATTTTATAGAATGTATAGAAAGAGGCGTTCCGTCAGAACGTATCCACCCTGATGAAATCATAGAAGGGATTAAGATTTTAGAAAAAATAACCGAAGAAGAAAAGCCGGCAGTCTAA
- a CDS encoding S-layer homology domain-containing protein has protein sequence MSRGITTGTAEGIFSPQEQLTRSQYLVMLMRAYGIEPDAQPKDNFLDAGSTYYTGYLAAAKRLNITKGIGSNLFAPERPITRQEMFTLLYNTLKELGELPVGTTGTTLESFRDADKVAPWAKEAMEYLAKTGMVRGSDGLLTPESIATRAEMAQVLYNLL, from the coding sequence ATGAGTAGAGGTATAACCACAGGAACCGCGGAGGGAATTTTTAGCCCGCAAGAGCAGCTGACGCGCAGCCAATATTTAGTTATGCTGATGAGGGCATACGGAATAGAACCCGATGCGCAGCCGAAAGACAACTTCCTAGATGCCGGCAGCACATACTATACCGGTTATCTGGCAGCAGCTAAACGCCTTAATATTACAAAAGGTATCGGCAGCAACCTTTTTGCTCCGGAGCGGCCGATTACAAGACAGGAAATGTTTACACTGCTTTACAACACCTTAAAAGAGCTGGGAGAATTGCCTGTCGGCACTACTGGAACAACCCTGGAAAGCTTCAGAGATGCCGATAAAGTAGCTCCTTGGGCAAAAGAAGCTATGGAATATCTGGCCAAAACAGGAATGGTGCGCGGAAGTGATGGCTTGTTAACTCCCGAAAGCATTGCAACAAGGGCTGAGATGGCGCAAGTGCTTTACAACTTGCTCTAG
- a CDS encoding phenylacetate--CoA ligase family protein produces MHWNKTRECIDREQLRSYQLTKLKETIDRVYHNVESYRQKMQEIGVIPEDIKTLEDIRLLPFTTKQDLRDNYPYGMFAVPIEEIIRIHASSGTTGKPTVVGYTRRDISNWAELIARSLVMGGGKRDSVVQVSYGYGLFTGGLGFHYGAEKLGAVVLPTSGGNTRRQVMLMKDLGTEILACTPSYALCIAETLEEMGIKQEELKLKTGIFGAEPWSDNMRKDLESKLGIKALDIYGLSEVIGPGVAAECMEQNGLHIAEDFFIPEIIDPVTEEPLPEGERGELVITTIDKEGLPVIRYRTRDITSISYKPCSCGRTHARIEKILGRTDDMLIIRGVNVFPSQIESALMAAGDAEPHYLIIVDRKDNLDSIEVWVEVSEQLFADEVRKLEEVRKKITSSIYTTLGINVNVKLVEPHTVERTEGKSKRVIDKRKL; encoded by the coding sequence ATGCACTGGAATAAAACACGAGAATGTATAGACAGAGAGCAGCTTCGTTCATATCAGCTTACAAAACTTAAAGAAACCATAGACAGAGTTTACCACAATGTGGAAAGCTACAGGCAGAAAATGCAAGAAATAGGAGTGATTCCTGAAGACATAAAAACTTTAGAGGATATAAGGCTTCTGCCGTTTACAACAAAACAAGATCTTAGGGACAACTATCCCTACGGCATGTTTGCAGTGCCTATCGAAGAAATAATCAGGATTCACGCTTCATCAGGGACCACGGGAAAACCTACAGTGGTAGGCTATACCAGAAGAGATATTTCTAATTGGGCCGAATTAATCGCAAGAAGCCTTGTAATGGGAGGCGGAAAGAGAGATTCGGTGGTTCAGGTCTCCTATGGATACGGCCTTTTTACCGGCGGTTTAGGATTTCACTATGGAGCAGAAAAATTAGGAGCAGTGGTGCTGCCTACGTCAGGCGGCAATACTCGCCGGCAGGTTATGCTCATGAAGGATTTAGGTACCGAGATTCTTGCATGCACCCCTTCTTACGCCCTTTGCATCGCCGAAACCTTAGAAGAAATGGGAATAAAGCAAGAAGAGTTAAAACTCAAGACAGGAATTTTTGGAGCAGAACCTTGGTCTGATAATATGCGCAAAGACCTTGAATCAAAACTTGGAATAAAAGCACTTGATATTTATGGTCTCAGCGAGGTTATAGGCCCTGGAGTAGCGGCTGAATGTATGGAGCAGAACGGTCTTCACATCGCAGAAGACTTCTTCATCCCCGAAATAATAGATCCGGTAACAGAAGAACCGCTTCCCGAGGGTGAAAGAGGCGAGCTGGTAATTACAACAATTGATAAAGAAGGCTTGCCGGTTATTAGGTACAGAACGCGAGATATCACCTCTATTTCATATAAGCCGTGCTCTTGCGGCAGGACTCATGCCCGAATCGAGAAAATCCTAGGCAGAACCGACGACATGCTGATTATCAGAGGAGTCAATGTGTTCCCGTCTCAAATTGAAAGTGCCTTAATGGCGGCCGGCGATGCCGAGCCCCACTATTTGATTATAGTGGATAGAAAGGATAATCTTGATTCTATCGAGGTATGGGTTGAAGTGTCAGAACAGCTTTTTGCCGATGAAGTAAGAAAGCTGGAAGAAGTCAGGAAAAAAATTACATCATCTATCTATACAACTTTAGGCATAAATGTAAACGTAAAATTAGTTGAACCGCATACCGTTGAGCGGACAGAAGGCAAATCTAAGCGCGTTATCGACAAAAGGAAATTATAA
- a CDS encoding ACT domain-containing protein codes for MFVKQISVFLENKPGKLSQVTDILEKNNIDIKAISIADTTEFGILRMIVDKPKEAVEAIKAEKFPVSTTDVLAVEVTDKPGGLNRALQILNDAGVSVEYLYSFIKRNGERALILFRVEEPERAVEVLQSAGIKLYSTEEINSL; via the coding sequence ATGTTTGTAAAACAGATTTCGGTATTCCTAGAAAACAAACCCGGTAAACTTTCTCAAGTTACGGATATCCTAGAGAAAAATAATATCGATATCAAAGCTATTTCCATAGCAGATACTACTGAATTTGGGATTTTACGGATGATTGTAGATAAACCCAAAGAGGCAGTTGAGGCAATAAAAGCTGAGAAATTTCCGGTTAGCACAACGGACGTATTGGCAGTTGAGGTAACAGATAAGCCCGGAGGGTTAAACCGCGCCCTTCAAATTTTAAACGATGCCGGCGTCAGTGTGGAATATCTCTATTCGTTTATTAAGCGAAACGGTGAAAGGGCATTGATACTATTTCGAGTGGAAGAACCGGAGAGAGCGGTAGAGGTTCTCCAATCAGCGGGAATAAAACTGTATTCAACTGAAGAAATAAATAGTCTATAA
- a CDS encoding MurT ligase domain-containing protein encodes MKETFAVLAGKAAVNLAKIAGRQGTSIGGRVALKISPDILTWFSSKVKNDIIFVTGTNGKTSTNNMIYSIIQEAGYTCACNNIGANMEVGLISAFIDSSSVFKLSLDFACMEVDEASLPKAAASTKPDIIVFTNIFPDQSDRYVEIDALLNKIRDGLEASPDTTLLINADDPFLVSIGNLLPNPKRYYGVEKWFDNISEDTMADAVLCKKCGSILSYDCRYYGQLGRYSCSKCGFHRPAPDFSAVIENEEGVQLFNILDKDKKSIIAVKADISDRYTVYNMAAAVSCGLLIGIRPEIIIKGLQKYKPQAGRMEEFYIQKPILLNLAKNPVGFNESMKTVSKDGRTKTVAIGVNDLPQDGRDVSWLWDTDFEILKKIDDTITSYILFGRRRYDTALRLKYAGIDTKKLVISEILDDVVNNVVETKSEIAYIISNYSTTFDIRKILKERDSK; translated from the coding sequence TTGAAAGAAACATTTGCTGTTTTAGCGGGGAAAGCCGCCGTAAATCTTGCAAAGATTGCAGGCCGTCAGGGAACCAGCATAGGCGGAAGGGTAGCGCTTAAAATAAGTCCCGATATTCTTACTTGGTTTAGCTCAAAGGTAAAAAATGACATAATATTTGTCACAGGCACAAACGGAAAGACATCAACAAACAATATGATTTATTCCATAATCCAGGAGGCAGGCTATACTTGTGCTTGCAATAATATCGGCGCAAACATGGAAGTTGGGTTAATATCGGCTTTTATAGACAGTAGTTCAGTTTTTAAGCTGTCACTGGATTTTGCGTGTATGGAGGTAGATGAAGCATCCTTGCCAAAAGCAGCTGCCTCTACAAAGCCCGACATAATCGTGTTTACCAATATATTTCCGGATCAGTCAGACAGATATGTAGAAATTGACGCCCTTTTAAATAAGATAAGAGATGGATTAGAAGCATCTCCCGATACCACTCTTTTAATAAACGCAGACGATCCCTTTCTTGTAAGCATAGGAAATTTACTGCCTAATCCGAAACGGTATTACGGCGTTGAAAAGTGGTTTGACAATATAAGCGAAGATACGATGGCAGATGCTGTTTTATGTAAAAAATGCGGCAGCATCCTTTCCTATGACTGCCGCTATTATGGACAACTCGGCCGCTACAGCTGCAGCAAATGCGGTTTTCATAGACCGGCTCCTGATTTCAGCGCAGTCATTGAAAACGAGGAAGGCGTTCAGCTATTTAATATCTTAGATAAAGATAAAAAATCGATAATTGCGGTAAAGGCAGATATAAGCGATAGATACACTGTATATAACATGGCGGCTGCCGTATCCTGCGGGCTTCTTATAGGTATAAGGCCTGAAATTATAATAAAAGGGCTGCAAAAATACAAGCCTCAGGCAGGCAGAATGGAAGAGTTTTATATTCAAAAACCAATACTGTTGAATCTTGCCAAGAACCCTGTAGGATTTAACGAATCAATGAAAACGGTAAGTAAAGACGGAAGGACAAAAACAGTTGCCATTGGAGTAAACGACCTTCCCCAGGACGGACGGGACGTGTCATGGCTGTGGGATACGGATTTTGAGATACTAAAAAAAATAGACGATACTATAACAAGCTATATATTATTTGGACGCAGAAGATATGATACAGCGCTTAGGCTAAAGTACGCCGGAATAGACACAAAAAAACTTGTTATTTCGGAAATACTGGACGATGTTGTAAATAATGTTGTAGAAACCAAAAGCGAAATAGCTTATATAATATCCAATTACAGCACCACCTTTGACATCCGAAAGATATTAAAAGAGAGGGATAGCAAATGA